ATCGACGGATTCGGCCCCGTCGCATGGCGCCTACAGCCCGACGAGTTCGACGCCTTCGACCACGCCGTGACGGAGATGGACGCGGAATACAGGACGCTGCGAGAGGAGCGGCCCCCCGGCACGACAGCGCCCGCCGATACACACGTCGAACTCACCGGAGCGTTGCTTCGCCAACTCCTCGGTGCGCTGCTCATCCGCACGGCGCGCCTCCCGGACCCGGCCGGACGCCCCGTCCCCGCTACGCCCGGCGCCGAGGTCTACCTCGCCTTCCGACGGGAGCTGGAACGCTCCTTCGCCACCACGCGCTCCATCGAGGACTACGCCGCGCGGCTGGGTTACGCCCCCCGAACTCTGACGCGCGCGTGCCTGGCGGCCACCGGCCGCAGCGCCAAGCAGCTCGCCAACGCCCGCGTCACCCTGCAAGCGCAGAGGCTGCTCGCCCACACCGACCTGCCCATGGCCGCGATCGGCCAAGCGCTGGGCTTCACCGAGGCCACCAACTTCGGCAAGTTCTTCACCCGCGTGACCGGCCACACCCCGGGCGCCTTCCGCCGTGCTCAGCACGCCGGTTACGCCCCGAGCGCGTCCAGTCCGTCCACGATGCCCTGCAGGTAGGCCCGCCAGGATGGCGCGGCCACCTCCGGAGGCGGCCCTGCGCAGTCCACGTCGATCACCTGCCCCACCGTCCCGCCGACCAGCGGCGACATG
This is a stretch of genomic DNA from Streptomyces sp. NBC_00536. It encodes these proteins:
- a CDS encoding helix-turn-helix domain-containing protein, coding for MVESGQRDVIDIAYDNPDRLHTGVEVLTFDALKARLKRSVVRRPSRLDFHQIMLVRGGEGTAMVDFAAHPCVRGTLLHLRPGQVQRLPSGADGHPADLDAVLLLFTADFQPSVPATREVIDGFGPVAWRLQPDEFDAFDHAVTEMDAEYRTLREERPPGTTAPADTHVELTGALLRQLLGALLIRTARLPDPAGRPVPATPGAEVYLAFRRELERSFATTRSIEDYAARLGYAPRTLTRACLAATGRSAKQLANARVTLQAQRLLAHTDLPMAAIGQALGFTEATNFGKFFTRVTGHTPGAFRRAQHAGYAPSASSPSTMPCR